Proteins found in one Plasmodium malariae genome assembly, chromosome: 13 genomic segment:
- the PmUG01_13053400 gene encoding conserved Plasmodium protein, unknown function yields the protein MVKVKLSHFIFFYLLNFFVTSVINGKGEKKNILNMKKENKDEYLKNLASFADVEKIKKLISENKLDEATKLFNEMKKALSSDQKENSKKEAMNEKNTETNNFNLFNNLINPNDLQEMIKFYMYLQDILNSKNETAEKKMVKSFLRKTIQKIKDNENSNEKKSIDDIIKDTEGHQEMLEKLAELMKIKKEKLQDEEVRNKVNQILIGMLKFIDYTNSSDIANALMDEIKIKEVKATDGNSKSKLQVNFGDSKAHLEMLQKATKFMGMDIDPEELKNLTINNKWYENFLNNLLNNSDEL from the coding sequence ATGGTAAAAGTCAAACTGtcgcattttatttttttctaccttttaaatttttttgtgaCCAGTGTAATCAATGGAAAGGGCGAAAAGAAGAATATTTTGAACatgaaaaaagagaataaagATGAATATCTTAAGAACCTTGCTAGTTTTGCAGAtgttgaaaaaattaagaaattaaTAAGTGAAAACAAATTGGATGAAGCtactaaattatttaatgaaatgaaaaaagctTTATCTAGCGACCAAAAAGAGAATAGTAAAAAAGAAGCgatgaatgaaaaaaatactgAAACGAACaatttcaatttatttaacaATTTAATTAATCCAAATGATCTTCAAGAAATGATTAAATTTTACATGTACTTGCAAGATATTTTAAACTCAAAAAATGAGActgcagaaaaaaaaatggtaaagtcatttttaagaaaaactattcaaaaaattaaagataatgaaaacagtaatgaaaaaaaatccaTTGATGATATTATTAAAGACACAGAAGGTCACCAAGAAATGTTAGAAAAGTTGGCCGaattgatgaaaataaaaaaagaaaaattacaaGATGAAGAAGTAAGAAATAAAGTAAATCAAATATTAATTGGAATGCTCAAATTTATTGATTACACAAACAGTAGTGATATTGCAAATGCTTTAATGgatgaaattaaaattaaagaagtTAAAGCAACAGATGGTAACTCCAAATCTAAATTACAAGTAAATTTTGGTGATAGTAAAGCACATTTAGAAATGCTACAAAAAGCAACAAAATTTATGGGAATGGATATTGATCCAGAGGAGTTAAAAAATCTGaccattaataataaatggtatgaaaactttttaaataatctcCTGAACAATTCAGACGAactataa